The Myxococcus fulvus genome has a window encoding:
- a CDS encoding acyl-CoA thioesterase: MSDVETAERYTYFLPITTRWMDNDVYGHINNVTYYSYFDTVANHFLIHEGGLDIHASPIIGLVVESKCQYRAPLAYPDRLRAGLRVDKLGTRSVTYGIGIFKEGEAEAAAHGHFVHVFVDRQTRKSTAIPERLREALSRLVPPA; encoded by the coding sequence GTGAGTGACGTCGAGACCGCCGAGCGCTACACCTACTTCCTGCCCATCACCACGCGGTGGATGGACAATGACGTGTACGGTCACATCAACAACGTCACGTACTACAGCTACTTCGACACGGTGGCGAACCACTTCCTCATCCACGAGGGTGGGCTGGACATCCACGCGAGCCCCATCATCGGGTTGGTGGTGGAGTCGAAGTGCCAGTACCGCGCGCCGCTCGCGTATCCCGACCGCCTCCGGGCGGGGCTGCGTGTGGACAAGCTGGGCACGCGCTCGGTGACGTATGGGATTGGCATCTTCAAGGAGGGGGAGGCGGAGGCCGCGGCCCATGGCCACTTCGTCCACGTGTTCGTGGACCGGCAGACGCGCAAGTCCACGGCGATTCCCGAGCGATTGAGAGAAGCGCTTTCGCGGCTGGTTCCGCCCGCCTAG
- a CDS encoding hydroxyacid-oxoacid transhydrogenase yields MGFGCCHYQEVGEGCDSAFTMESSRVTFGRGCLSEVGDRARALGMRRVALFTDAGVARLPIFGTVVESLRAAGLELGVFKDVSIEPTDQSFLEAIRFAADLRPDGYVSLGGGSVIDTCKAANLFATWPSDFLTYVNAPVGEGRPVPGPLKPHIACPTTSGTGSEVTGITIFDLRSLGAKTGIASNALRPTEALVDPDCTATLPGEVVAASGLDVLSHALESYTARAYVRRPAPARPTLRPMSQGANPWSDLGCREALRLMGLYLERGVADATDHEAREQLMWAATLAGIAFGNAGVHAPHGMAYAVAGLVRDFRPTGYPQEEPLVPHGMAVILNAPAVFRYTAAESPERHLEAATWLGADARGAGPGDAGEVLADKLIRIMRAVGMPNGLRGVGYTEADVSALASGALPQQRLLQNAPREMTRPVLEGLFQQALGYWSP; encoded by the coding sequence ATGGGCTTCGGGTGCTGCCACTACCAGGAGGTGGGGGAGGGATGTGACTCCGCCTTCACGATGGAGTCCTCGCGCGTCACCTTCGGCCGGGGCTGTCTGTCGGAGGTGGGGGACAGGGCGCGGGCGCTCGGGATGCGGCGCGTGGCGCTCTTCACCGACGCGGGGGTGGCGAGGCTGCCCATCTTCGGCACCGTGGTGGAGTCTCTGCGCGCGGCGGGGCTGGAGCTTGGCGTCTTCAAGGACGTGAGCATCGAGCCCACGGACCAGTCCTTCCTGGAGGCGATTCGCTTCGCCGCGGACCTGCGTCCGGATGGCTATGTCTCCCTGGGCGGTGGCTCCGTCATCGACACGTGCAAGGCGGCGAACCTCTTCGCCACCTGGCCGTCCGACTTCCTGACGTATGTGAATGCGCCGGTGGGGGAGGGCCGTCCGGTGCCCGGGCCGCTCAAGCCCCACATCGCTTGTCCCACCACGTCCGGCACCGGCAGCGAGGTGACGGGCATCACCATCTTCGATTTGCGCTCGCTGGGTGCGAAGACGGGCATCGCGTCGAACGCGCTGCGGCCCACCGAGGCGCTGGTGGACCCGGACTGCACCGCCACGCTGCCGGGCGAGGTCGTGGCGGCCAGTGGGTTGGATGTCCTGTCGCACGCGCTGGAGAGCTACACGGCCCGGGCCTATGTCCGCCGGCCCGCGCCCGCGCGCCCCACGTTGCGGCCGATGAGCCAGGGGGCGAACCCCTGGAGCGATTTGGGCTGCCGCGAGGCGCTGCGGTTGATGGGGTTGTATCTGGAGCGGGGCGTGGCGGACGCGACGGACCACGAGGCCCGCGAGCAGTTGATGTGGGCGGCGACGCTGGCGGGCATCGCGTTCGGAAACGCGGGGGTGCATGCGCCGCACGGGATGGCGTACGCGGTGGCGGGGCTGGTGCGGGACTTCCGGCCCACGGGCTATCCGCAGGAGGAGCCGCTGGTGCCGCATGGCATGGCGGTCATCCTCAACGCGCCGGCGGTGTTCCGTTACACGGCGGCCGAGAGCCCCGAGCGACACCTGGAGGCGGCCACGTGGCTGGGCGCGGACGCGCGCGGCGCGGGCCCTGGGGACGCGGGCGAGGTGCTGGCGGACAAGCTCATCCGCATCATGCGCGCGGTGGGGATGCCGAACGGGCTCCGGGGAGTGGGGTACACGGAGGCGGATGTGTCGGCGCTGGCGTCGGGGGCATTGCCCCAGCAGCGCCTGCTCCAGAACGCGCCCCGTGAGATGACGCGGCCGGTGCTGGAAGGGCTCTTCCAGCAGGCCCTGGGGTACTGGTCGCCGTGA
- a CDS encoding serine hydrolase, with translation MLRAGALVLGLLAVGTAQATDAGPSRASLQSVVDSLAAEAAVLSPGSDLALAVRDARTGEYAGFSDTVPHISASSAKVFWVAAALKKAEEKKVAPLAEKVFRTSDNEASGAVIDMVGGPDAINDYLRSLEVKNTALTKWNYGKPRWATNSPKVMGNDNYFCAADAVAFLHRLAAGELLKPRPTSRLLKWMELTPREGCGGWLGTRLPAKARASLRHKAGWLPPGCCSDDARYNVLNEVGVVRLPDGGHYTVAILAARGPDWPRQAFFVERASCVLYRALSGDASLDCGEALVKQGGPAPVVIEDGGTPPDYDC, from the coding sequence ATGCTTCGGGCTGGCGCGCTGGTGCTGGGCCTGCTCGCGGTGGGGACCGCCCAGGCGACGGACGCGGGGCCCTCGCGCGCCTCGCTCCAGTCCGTCGTGGACTCGCTGGCGGCGGAGGCCGCGGTGCTGTCGCCGGGCTCGGACCTTGCGTTGGCGGTGCGGGACGCGAGGACGGGGGAGTACGCCGGGTTCTCGGACACGGTGCCGCACATCTCCGCGAGCTCGGCCAAGGTGTTCTGGGTGGCCGCGGCGCTGAAGAAGGCCGAGGAGAAGAAGGTGGCCCCGCTGGCGGAGAAGGTCTTCCGCACCTCGGACAACGAGGCCTCGGGCGCGGTCATCGACATGGTGGGTGGGCCGGATGCCATCAACGACTACCTGCGCTCGCTCGAGGTGAAGAACACCGCGCTGACGAAGTGGAACTACGGCAAGCCGCGCTGGGCCACCAACTCTCCGAAGGTGATGGGGAACGACAACTACTTCTGCGCGGCGGACGCGGTGGCCTTCCTCCATCGACTGGCGGCGGGCGAGCTCTTGAAGCCCCGGCCGACGTCGCGCCTGTTGAAGTGGATGGAGCTGACGCCTCGCGAGGGCTGTGGTGGGTGGCTGGGCACGCGCCTGCCGGCGAAGGCCCGCGCGAGCTTGCGGCACAAGGCGGGGTGGCTGCCTCCAGGGTGCTGCTCGGATGACGCGCGCTACAATGTGCTCAACGAGGTGGGCGTGGTGCGGCTGCCGGATGGTGGGCACTACACGGTGGCCATCCTGGCGGCCCGCGGGCCGGACTGGCCACGTCAGGCGTTCTTCGTCGAGCGCGCGTCGTGTGTGCTCTACCGCGCGCTGTCGGGGGATGCGTCGCTCGACTGCGGCGAGGCGCTCGTGAAGCAGGGGGGCCCCGCGCCGGTGGTCATCGAGGACGGGGGGACACCTCCGGACTACGACTGCTGA
- a CDS encoding right-handed parallel beta-helix repeat-containing protein, which yields MTTRSSIFLAAVGWAVLVVGCGGGGDAGRRAEDPADAGREADAGDISDAGESPDAGPVVDGGSPENPTLGLSCTVGGGCSEFIGSGSGSIWVDGSAAGPERYAGKTLCIKPGTYSYLALHGVKGTAEKPVIVTNCGGQAVFNNTGNSPVGITGASRYLRLTGTGSTHAYGLVAGTAGGNQAHIDLRDGTSDVEIDHVEVRGNPNGGVGIAFRTYPTCAGTWARGTWAQYNTRIHDTYIHDTVYEGIYIGPSHHGWVAGQSYTPGFDCGGGKRVSEADVIGVEVVGNRVENTGNDAIQVGGALEGMTLRRNFIKNYGRNNNSSHSGGITVNPGSKGVIDSNWIETDQPRNTQGIMFQGLGGSLVMNNIIIGARTGTLFNRTTDVNLQIASPRPVAYHHNTVVSSSVEGAYVFCNLMGGNVVTFSNNIVAGAPTTHAGNGNNTACLDLLARTNLVSTQLSAAGFRDAAAKDFHLLSSSAAVDKGVTLTGVVDFDFDGAQRLPPYDYGAYVAAAGIPLVTPPPQVER from the coding sequence ATGACGACTCGCTCGAGCATCTTCCTGGCGGCAGTGGGATGGGCTGTCCTCGTGGTGGGGTGCGGTGGCGGAGGCGACGCGGGCCGTCGCGCGGAGGACCCTGCGGACGCCGGGCGCGAGGCGGACGCGGGTGACATCTCGGACGCGGGCGAGTCGCCCGACGCGGGGCCGGTGGTGGATGGAGGCTCGCCCGAGAACCCGACGCTGGGCTTGTCGTGCACGGTGGGGGGCGGGTGCTCGGAGTTCATCGGCTCGGGCAGCGGTTCCATCTGGGTGGATGGCTCCGCCGCGGGCCCCGAGCGCTACGCGGGCAAGACGTTGTGCATCAAGCCGGGGACGTATTCCTACCTGGCGCTGCACGGGGTGAAAGGGACGGCCGAGAAGCCTGTCATCGTCACCAACTGCGGTGGTCAGGCCGTGTTCAACAACACGGGCAACAGCCCGGTGGGCATCACGGGCGCGAGCCGGTACCTGCGGCTGACGGGCACCGGGAGCACGCACGCCTACGGCCTGGTGGCGGGGACGGCGGGAGGCAATCAAGCGCACATCGACCTGCGCGACGGGACGTCCGACGTGGAGATCGACCACGTGGAGGTGCGTGGCAATCCCAACGGTGGCGTGGGCATCGCCTTCCGCACCTATCCGACGTGCGCCGGCACCTGGGCTCGTGGCACGTGGGCCCAGTACAACACCCGCATCCACGACACGTACATCCATGACACCGTCTACGAAGGCATCTACATCGGCCCGTCGCACCATGGCTGGGTGGCCGGCCAGTCCTATACCCCGGGCTTCGACTGCGGCGGCGGCAAGCGGGTGTCCGAGGCGGATGTGATTGGCGTCGAGGTGGTGGGCAACCGGGTGGAGAACACCGGCAATGACGCCATCCAGGTGGGCGGCGCGCTCGAGGGGATGACCCTCCGGCGCAACTTCATCAAGAACTACGGCCGGAACAACAACAGCAGCCACTCCGGTGGAATCACCGTGAACCCGGGCAGCAAGGGTGTCATCGACTCGAACTGGATCGAGACGGACCAGCCCCGCAACACCCAGGGCATCATGTTCCAGGGGCTGGGCGGCTCGCTGGTGATGAACAACATCATCATCGGGGCCCGGACGGGGACGCTCTTCAATCGCACCACGGACGTGAACCTGCAGATCGCCAGTCCACGCCCGGTCGCCTATCACCACAACACGGTGGTGAGCTCTTCGGTAGAGGGCGCCTACGTCTTCTGCAACCTGATGGGCGGCAACGTCGTCACCTTCTCCAACAACATCGTCGCGGGCGCGCCGACGACGCACGCGGGCAATGGCAACAACACGGCGTGCCTGGATCTGCTCGCGAGGACGAACCTGGTGTCCACGCAGCTGTCGGCGGCGGGCTTCAGGGACGCGGCGGCGAAGGACTTCCACCTGCTGTCCTCCTCGGCCGCGGTGGACAAGGGCGTGACGCTCACCGGCGTGGTGGACTTCGACTTCGACGGTGCCCAGCGATTGCCGCCCTATGACTACGGCGCGTATGTGGCGGCCGCGGGGATACCGCTCGTCACGCCGCCTCCCCAGGTGGAGCGCTGA
- a CDS encoding protein phosphatase 2C domain-containing protein yields the protein MRIELEVMGVQKDGNAPTENEDAAAPDHSAVLTEDTLHVAVADGATESLFSGLWARLLAREYARGPLRAPSDLLQALPGLQRRWLAEVEGRELPWYAQEKLREGAFATLLGVSLAGTPARGDGVVGTWSALAVGDSCLFQVRDEQLLRSFPLELASSFGSRPFLVSTHGAQNARVVEQAREATGEVRAGDTLLLMTDALAHWLLGEHERGGRPWLALPARASFESFVAGLRAARSIRNDDTTLMRLSVGA from the coding sequence ATGCGAATCGAGCTCGAGGTGATGGGCGTCCAGAAGGACGGCAACGCGCCCACCGAGAACGAGGACGCCGCGGCGCCCGACCACTCCGCTGTCCTCACGGAGGACACGCTGCACGTGGCCGTCGCGGACGGCGCGACGGAGAGCCTGTTCTCCGGCCTGTGGGCGAGGCTGCTCGCGCGCGAGTATGCACGGGGCCCGCTGCGAGCGCCCTCGGACCTGCTCCAGGCGCTGCCGGGACTGCAGCGCCGCTGGCTCGCGGAGGTCGAGGGGCGGGAGCTGCCCTGGTACGCCCAGGAGAAGCTTCGCGAGGGGGCCTTCGCCACGCTGCTGGGCGTGAGCCTCGCGGGGACGCCGGCGCGAGGGGACGGCGTCGTGGGCACGTGGTCCGCGCTGGCCGTGGGGGACTCGTGCCTGTTCCAGGTGCGCGACGAGCAGTTGCTGCGGAGCTTCCCCCTGGAGCTGGCGTCATCGTTCGGCTCGCGTCCCTTCCTGGTGTCCACGCATGGCGCGCAGAACGCGCGCGTCGTCGAGCAGGCGCGCGAGGCGACGGGCGAGGTGCGCGCGGGCGACACGCTGCTCCTGATGACAGACGCGTTGGCCCACTGGCTCCTGGGGGAGCACGAGCGAGGCGGGCGGCCCTGGCTGGCGTTGCCTGCTCGTGCTTCATTCGAGTCGTTCGTGGCGGGGCTGCGCGCGGCGCGGAGCATCCGCAACGACGACACCACGCTGATGCGCCTGTCGGTGGGGGCGTGA
- a CDS encoding vWA domain-containing protein, translating into MAYSSEISRTQPACILLLIDQSGSMDDPFGGQGGTRKKAEGVADVTNRLVQNLVVRCAREEGIRDYFHLGVLGYGEKVGSAFSGALAGRGLVPISEVGHAPARLEERTREREDGMGGLVREKVRFPIWVEPHAHGPTPMCEVLLRARELVTAWMREHPESFPPIVVNISDGEPTDGDPAEAAAALRSVRGEDGAVLLLNVHLSSNPAVPIQFPDSETNLPDAHARRLFALSSPLTQGMLAAARDEGHAVREGARGFVFNADILSLIKFLNIGTRPSNLR; encoded by the coding sequence ATGGCCTACTCGTCGGAGATCAGCCGCACCCAGCCCGCTTGCATCCTGCTGCTCATCGACCAGTCGGGGTCGATGGACGACCCCTTCGGGGGGCAGGGCGGCACGCGCAAGAAGGCCGAGGGCGTGGCGGACGTCACCAACCGCCTGGTGCAGAACTTGGTGGTGCGGTGCGCCCGCGAGGAGGGCATCCGGGACTACTTCCACCTGGGTGTGCTCGGGTATGGCGAGAAGGTCGGTTCGGCCTTCTCCGGCGCGCTCGCGGGGCGGGGGCTGGTGCCCATCAGCGAGGTGGGGCACGCGCCCGCGAGGCTGGAGGAGCGCACGCGCGAGCGTGAGGACGGGATGGGGGGCCTGGTGCGCGAGAAGGTCCGCTTCCCCATCTGGGTCGAGCCGCACGCGCACGGTCCCACGCCGATGTGCGAGGTGCTCCTCCGGGCCCGCGAACTGGTGACGGCCTGGATGCGCGAGCACCCGGAGAGCTTCCCGCCCATCGTGGTGAACATCTCCGACGGGGAGCCCACGGATGGAGACCCGGCCGAGGCCGCGGCGGCGCTTCGCTCCGTGCGAGGCGAGGACGGCGCGGTGCTGCTGCTCAACGTGCACCTGTCCTCGAACCCGGCCGTGCCCATCCAGTTCCCCGACTCGGAGACGAACCTGCCGGACGCGCACGCGCGCAGGCTCTTCGCGCTCTCCAGTCCGCTCACGCAGGGCATGCTCGCCGCGGCCCGGGATGAGGGCCACGCGGTGCGCGAGGGCGCGCGCGGCTTCGTCTTCAACGCGGACATCCTCTCGCTCATCAAGTTCCTGAACATCGGGACGCGGCCGAGCAACCTGCGTTGA
- a CDS encoding M20/M25/M40 family metallo-hydrolase encodes MKRLIPFALMLLSPTASFAGAEDRELWISLGADAMEPVAEAFAKEGWKMPPPSLTKKEVSVIAVRESQLERIAHVMHEKFNRCAGFVTFETQDEAEKSLVPEPLAPTQELVTYTIDNATAVNCMIGRLTEPGVRSTITTLSGYTTRYYTHTTGVNAANALRTLWANIAASRSDITAELFTHAAWAQPSVVLTIPGSTLASEIVVVGGHLDSISSGSVAPGADDNASGIASFTEVIRAAVSCNYRPLRTVKFIGYAAEEVGLRGSKEIAAWHKNNNKNVVGVLQLDMTNYKRPTNTHDVGVVTDYTNAAQNTFLRNIITTYGGGIVQRDTTCGYACSDHASWTNQGFAASIPHESTVSSGNPYIHTVNDTISQSGSNANHALKFSRIAAGFVGELAKGVTN; translated from the coding sequence ATGAAGCGGTTGATTCCGTTTGCCCTGATGTTGCTGAGCCCCACCGCGTCGTTCGCGGGGGCCGAGGACCGGGAGCTGTGGATTTCGTTGGGCGCCGACGCCATGGAGCCCGTGGCGGAGGCGTTCGCGAAGGAAGGCTGGAAGATGCCGCCTCCGTCGCTGACGAAGAAGGAGGTGTCGGTGATTGCGGTGCGCGAGTCGCAGCTGGAGCGCATCGCCCACGTCATGCACGAGAAGTTCAACCGGTGTGCGGGCTTCGTCACGTTCGAGACCCAGGACGAGGCGGAGAAGTCGCTGGTGCCCGAGCCGCTGGCGCCCACGCAGGAGCTGGTGACGTACACCATCGACAACGCCACCGCCGTCAACTGCATGATTGGCCGGCTGACCGAGCCCGGCGTGCGCTCCACCATCACCACGCTGTCGGGGTACACCACGCGCTACTACACGCACACGACGGGCGTGAACGCGGCGAACGCGCTGCGCACCCTCTGGGCGAACATCGCCGCGTCGCGCAGCGACATCACCGCGGAGCTGTTCACCCACGCGGCGTGGGCGCAGCCCTCCGTGGTCCTCACCATCCCGGGGTCCACGCTGGCCAGCGAGATTGTGGTGGTGGGTGGCCACCTGGACTCCATCTCCTCGGGCTCCGTGGCGCCCGGCGCGGATGACAACGCGTCCGGCATCGCGTCCTTCACGGAGGTCATCCGCGCCGCGGTGTCCTGCAACTACCGGCCGCTGCGCACGGTGAAGTTCATCGGCTACGCGGCGGAGGAGGTGGGCCTGCGCGGCTCGAAGGAGATCGCCGCCTGGCACAAGAACAACAACAAGAACGTGGTGGGCGTGCTCCAACTGGACATGACCAACTACAAGCGCCCCACCAACACCCACGACGTGGGCGTCGTCACCGACTACACCAACGCCGCGCAGAACACGTTCCTGCGCAACATCATCACCACCTACGGCGGTGGCATCGTCCAGCGCGACACCACGTGTGGCTACGCGTGCTCGGACCACGCGTCGTGGACGAACCAGGGCTTCGCGGCCTCCATCCCGCACGAGTCCACGGTCAGCTCGGGCAACCCCTACATCCACACGGTCAACGACACGATTTCGCAATCGGGCAGCAACGCCAACCACGCCCTGAAGTTCTCGCGCATCGCCGCGGGCTTCGTGGGTGAGCTGGCCAAGGGCGTCACGAACTAG
- a CDS encoding mechanosensitive ion channel family protein: MVRSIPLPWFSAATPEAPVASAPPPPLPVPVPEGSAWGLELWQWAGLALLFVGAWLLGRAIEWLMLRLVDRATAMTKSGWDDQLATSARGPTRYVLFAVLVATGLWALKLPPVAKHGVELVTRSVGLVAVAWFLLRFVKLAAGFVEQTVAREEKGGNVGRARGLRTQLSVLRRVVEVAIVLIGASLMLLQFEAVRNVGVSLLASAGIAGLFIGLAAQKSISTLLAGIQLSITQPIRIGDTVIVENEWGWVEEITLTYVVVKVWDLRRLVIPMGHFLEKPFQNWSKVSPDIMGTAEFYVDFRTDVPAARAELRRILEQESNGLWDGKVGGLQVTDMSERTMKLRALVSAADSGKAFDLRCLVRERLMAFLREQPYGLPMVRTEASLTEHEEVPNGSRPATNVVAALPSE, from the coding sequence ATGGTGCGTTCCATCCCCTTGCCCTGGTTCTCCGCCGCCACGCCCGAAGCACCCGTGGCCAGCGCCCCGCCGCCTCCATTGCCCGTCCCGGTGCCCGAGGGCAGCGCGTGGGGCCTGGAGCTGTGGCAGTGGGCGGGCCTGGCCTTGTTGTTCGTGGGGGCGTGGCTGCTGGGCCGGGCCATCGAGTGGCTGATGCTCAGGCTGGTGGACCGGGCCACCGCGATGACCAAGTCGGGCTGGGATGACCAGCTGGCGACGTCCGCGCGAGGCCCCACGCGCTACGTGCTCTTCGCGGTGCTGGTGGCCACGGGGCTGTGGGCGCTGAAGCTGCCGCCGGTGGCGAAGCACGGCGTGGAGCTGGTGACGCGCTCGGTGGGCCTGGTGGCGGTGGCGTGGTTCCTCTTGCGCTTCGTGAAGCTCGCCGCGGGCTTCGTCGAGCAGACGGTGGCGCGCGAGGAGAAGGGCGGCAACGTGGGCCGCGCCCGGGGCCTGCGCACGCAGCTGTCGGTGCTGCGGCGGGTGGTGGAGGTCGCCATCGTCCTCATCGGCGCGTCGCTCATGCTGCTGCAGTTCGAGGCGGTGCGGAACGTGGGCGTGTCGCTGCTGGCCTCGGCGGGCATCGCCGGCCTGTTCATCGGCCTGGCGGCGCAGAAGTCCATCTCCACGCTCTTGGCCGGCATCCAGCTGTCCATCACCCAGCCCATCCGCATCGGCGACACCGTCATCGTGGAGAACGAGTGGGGGTGGGTGGAGGAGATCACCCTCACGTACGTGGTGGTGAAGGTCTGGGACTTGCGCCGGCTGGTGATTCCCATGGGCCACTTCCTGGAGAAGCCCTTCCAGAACTGGAGCAAGGTGTCCCCCGACATCATGGGCACCGCGGAGTTCTACGTGGACTTCCGCACGGACGTGCCCGCGGCCCGCGCCGAGCTGCGACGCATCCTGGAGCAGGAGTCCAACGGGCTGTGGGACGGCAAGGTGGGAGGGCTGCAGGTGACGGACATGTCCGAGCGCACCATGAAGCTGCGCGCCCTGGTAAGCGCGGCGGACTCCGGCAAGGCGTTCGACTTGCGCTGCCTGGTGCGCGAGCGGCTCATGGCCTTCCTGCGCGAGCAGCCCTACGGCCTGCCCATGGTCCGCACCGAGGCGAGCCTCACCGAGCACGAGGAGGTCCCCAACGGCTCCCGGCCCGCGACGAACGTGGTGGCCGCGCTCCCCAGCGAGTGA
- a CDS encoding endonuclease/exonuclease/phosphatase family protein, translating into MSIWNVAGRWARSIVQQPPASSTANEARTKDGAGASSGSAQAKDSFTPSPSPGPSPTRPDLSGGANEGPSGYSKPVHADELPDIQSGTGVLTLNLANGAGSEYRTAKNREEQAELIRETGATIAGFQEVDIGVDRSGNANTALDIARHLNPAFEAFKSGTVPTVGLHEDAPATAIRKGADGTTLYQTPEGTLVTGESFSGDDKSIKGDTGADATYGNAIYVGAPDKVVDAYTVTLPAAESGGPAVSSKEDLAALGDGKLTESERKALGERNEALRKNSPSEPRTALVTRVVGPDGQEKSIINVHLAAGKEGAGLREKQLQFLAEVARAEAKGPPARELVVMGDFNDSTENVGKALEGAGLHRVVGGKKANGDNFDQVWVSGGLDTHNAAQVKTDGVSDHAHAGYAIIH; encoded by the coding sequence ATGAGCATCTGGAATGTCGCGGGTCGTTGGGCCCGGAGCATCGTTCAGCAGCCGCCTGCCTCCTCCACGGCCAACGAGGCGCGGACCAAGGATGGCGCGGGTGCGTCGTCGGGCTCGGCGCAGGCGAAGGACTCCTTCACGCCGTCTCCGTCACCGGGTCCCAGTCCCACGCGGCCGGACCTGTCGGGGGGAGCGAACGAGGGGCCGAGCGGGTACTCGAAGCCGGTGCACGCGGACGAGCTGCCGGACATCCAGAGCGGCACGGGGGTGCTGACGCTGAACCTGGCCAACGGCGCGGGCTCCGAGTACCGCACGGCGAAGAATCGCGAGGAGCAGGCGGAGCTCATCCGCGAGACGGGCGCGACCATCGCCGGGTTCCAGGAGGTGGACATCGGCGTGGACCGCAGCGGGAACGCGAACACGGCGTTGGACATCGCGCGGCACCTGAACCCGGCGTTCGAGGCGTTCAAGTCGGGCACGGTGCCCACGGTGGGGTTGCACGAGGACGCGCCGGCCACGGCGATTCGCAAGGGCGCGGATGGGACGACGCTGTACCAGACGCCCGAGGGGACGCTGGTGACGGGCGAGTCGTTCTCCGGCGACGACAAGAGCATCAAGGGCGACACGGGCGCGGACGCGACGTACGGCAACGCCATCTACGTGGGGGCGCCGGACAAGGTGGTGGACGCGTACACGGTGACGCTGCCGGCGGCGGAGTCCGGAGGGCCCGCGGTGTCGTCGAAGGAGGACCTGGCGGCGCTGGGCGACGGCAAGCTGACGGAGTCCGAGCGCAAGGCCCTGGGTGAGCGCAACGAGGCGCTCAGGAAGAACAGTCCCTCCGAGCCGCGCACGGCGCTGGTGACGCGCGTGGTGGGGCCGGATGGCCAGGAGAAGAGCATCATCAACGTGCACCTGGCCGCGGGGAAGGAAGGCGCGGGGCTGCGTGAGAAGCAGCTCCAGTTCCTCGCGGAGGTGGCGCGCGCGGAGGCCAAGGGTCCCCCGGCGCGCGAGCTGGTGGTGATGGGCGACTTCAACGACTCGACGGAGAACGTGGGCAAGGCGCTCGAGGGCGCGGGGCTGCACCGCGTGGTCGGCGGGAAGAAGGCCAATGGCGACAACTTCGACCAAGTCTGGGTGTCCGGGGGGCTGGACACGCACAACGCCGCGCAGGTGAAGACGGACGGCGTGAGCGACCACGCCCACGCCGGTTACGCCATCATCCACTGA